One genomic window of Acidobacteriota bacterium includes the following:
- a CDS encoding PilZ domain-containing protein yields the protein MPTESNLRPGVNRIVPRYPFEARFKIEIERPQGPLAAEGWARDISESGIGAFVALPLEMGETATLRIPLEKGVELVVPAQITRILGTQYGFQFLALSARQRDQILHAVVGKKAVAYQTAVV from the coding sequence ATGCCGACTGAATCAAATCTGCGACCGGGCGTGAATCGAATCGTTCCGCGGTATCCCTTTGAAGCGCGCTTCAAGATTGAGATTGAACGTCCGCAAGGACCGCTCGCGGCCGAAGGCTGGGCTCGCGACATCAGCGAGAGTGGCATCGGTGCCTTCGTCGCATTGCCGCTCGAAATGGGTGAGACCGCCACCCTCCGCATCCCGTTAGAGAAGGGCGTCGAACTAGTTGTCCCCGCCCAAATCACCAGGATTCTCGGCACCCAATATGGTTTTCAATTTCTGGCACTGAGTGCGCGGCAGCGAGACCAGATTCTGCATGCAGTCGTGGGCAAGAAAGCGGTCGCGTACCAGACCGCCGTTGTCTAA
- a CDS encoding sigma 54-interacting transcriptional regulator, with protein sequence MVQPVEKTPHPVAEERRGRAPSAACNRPLSADIFDQLQDAFLTTDLQGNITACNKGVSLYGYAPEELLGKNIAGLYRPEEQVFLARQVIPTVLEKGRFEGELRSRAKSGEDVFAHLSITLLRDSDSIPLGMAVLAIDITDKKLLERAFESGPARSAPAAAIPSEIIRREIDGTQFLMASPLMHKFMGMVDRVAGHTETVLVVGETGTGKELVARTIHESSHRRNRPLIDINCAALPEHLVESELFGYEKGAFSGADASKAGLFELADKGTIFLDEIGELQTQIQVKLLRVLDGAPYYRLGGHRKITVDVRVVAATNQDLELAVKEGKFRKDLYHRLSQFQLRVPPLRERPEDIVALAQHFLQLKVPGKTFTEEALAALVSCDWPGNIRELRNLVAQLAMAGTGKQIGLAEVQEELSGERPAAVSAGQAMPLGNLENMEEQMIISALERTGGHRAQAAEQLGISRRTLSRKLREYDIDVAAGDRPATLGKISLEQQKFFRAKVNLSVTLQNLHGKECQAQAVNLSTGGMGLDSIPDPVAFTGLLGVSFVLPDSETVIQAKGRLVWADVGGKAGLRFVVIEPTLFEHLQHWTNRKMKDEGWEFTS encoded by the coding sequence ATGGTTCAACCAGTCGAGAAGACCCCACATCCCGTCGCCGAGGAACGACGCGGACGTGCGCCTTCTGCGGCGTGTAACCGCCCTCTTTCAGCCGACATCTTCGATCAACTGCAGGACGCGTTTCTTACTACTGACCTGCAAGGCAACATTACTGCGTGCAACAAAGGCGTAAGCCTGTATGGCTATGCTCCCGAGGAACTTCTCGGCAAGAACATCGCAGGTCTTTATCGGCCCGAAGAGCAAGTGTTCTTAGCCCGTCAGGTAATTCCCACCGTACTTGAGAAGGGCAGGTTCGAGGGCGAACTGCGTTCTCGTGCTAAGTCCGGCGAAGATGTTTTTGCGCATCTCTCGATCACGCTGCTGCGGGATTCGGATTCCATCCCCCTTGGCATGGCGGTTCTGGCGATCGACATTACCGACAAAAAGTTGCTGGAACGCGCTTTTGAATCAGGCCCGGCAAGGTCAGCTCCAGCGGCTGCCATCCCGTCTGAGATCATCCGCAGGGAAATCGATGGAACCCAGTTCCTCATGGCCAGTCCCCTGATGCACAAATTCATGGGCATGGTGGATCGGGTTGCGGGACACACGGAAACCGTGCTCGTGGTCGGCGAAACCGGAACCGGCAAGGAATTGGTCGCGCGGACCATCCATGAATCTTCGCATCGCCGCAACCGGCCCCTGATTGATATCAACTGTGCCGCCCTTCCCGAGCACCTCGTTGAAAGCGAACTCTTCGGCTATGAAAAGGGCGCCTTCAGCGGCGCCGACGCCTCCAAGGCGGGCCTGTTCGAGCTCGCCGACAAAGGCACAATATTCCTCGACGAAATCGGAGAACTGCAGACTCAGATCCAGGTCAAGCTTTTGCGTGTTCTCGACGGGGCGCCCTATTACCGGTTGGGCGGCCATCGCAAGATTACAGTCGACGTGCGGGTGGTCGCGGCCACCAACCAGGATCTCGAACTTGCGGTGAAAGAGGGAAAGTTCCGCAAGGATCTCTATCACCGCTTGAGCCAGTTTCAGTTGCGCGTTCCACCTCTTCGCGAGCGCCCCGAAGACATCGTTGCGCTCGCCCAGCATTTTCTCCAACTGAAGGTGCCGGGGAAGACCTTCACCGAGGAAGCTCTGGCCGCGCTGGTGTCCTGCGACTGGCCGGGCAACATTCGCGAACTAAGGAATCTAGTCGCACAGTTGGCGATGGCGGGCACGGGCAAGCAGATCGGTCTCGCCGAGGTGCAAGAAGAGTTGTCCGGGGAAAGACCTGCCGCAGTTTCTGCGGGCCAGGCAATGCCCCTCGGCAATCTGGAAAACATGGAAGAGCAGATGATCATCAGCGCTCTTGAGCGCACCGGTGGACATCGTGCCCAGGCCGCCGAACAACTGGGGATATCGCGCCGTACCTTGAGCCGCAAACTGCGCGAATACGATATCGACGTGGCGGCCGGAGATCGGCCGGCCACTCTGGGAAAGATCAGTCTTGAACAGCAGAAGTTCTTCCGCGCCAAAGTGAACTTGTCCGTTACGCTTCAAAATTTGCATGGCAAGGAGTGCCAGGCACAGGCCGTGAACCTGAGTACCGGCGGCATGGGCCTGGATAGTATTCCTGACCCGGTTGCGTTCACCGGATTGCTCGGAGTCAGCTTTGTTTTGCCGGACAGCGAAACCGTAATCCAGGCGAAAGGCCGTCTGGTTTGGGCCGACGTAGGAGGGAAAGCCGGTCTGCGCTTTGTCGTGATTGAGCCGACGCTTTTTGAACACCTGCAGCACTGGACGAACCGCAAAATGAAAGACGAAGGCTGGGAATTTACGTCGTAA
- a CDS encoding diguanylate cyclase, which yields MSKRATLFIGMTAAAGASVFAYALAHWQNTELERFVCYLIIAVLASSLKIQIPGLDGTMSVNFLFILLGVLELSLPETLLIGCTAALVQSFWQARQKIVATKVVFNVFMMANAIALSFFTYHQLAGFVGERTPVLLAITALVFFLANTLPVAIIISLTEGKSARKVWSDCHFWSFPYYLVGAAVVFTVGFVNRYAGWQTALLVLLPIYWVYRSYRLYLGKLEAEKNLVQVQKQQVEDVASLHLRTIEALALAIEAKDHTAQEHLQRLRLFTVSIAQELGLPEPEIEALRAAALLHDIGKLAVPEHIINKPGKLTPEEFEKVKIHPIVGADILERVAFPYPVAPIVRAHHEKWDGSGYPDGLKGEQIPMGARILAAVDSLDALVSDGQQRNALPLAHAMERISARSGTSFDPKVIEVLKRHYVDLEKMVQALPQNTARGASCKIQTGNQSAPATGFEETSGGIGGDSNFLASIAAARQEAQTMFELSQDLGNSLSLGETLSVLSMRLRRLIPYDSMVVFLNKSGVLVPELVSGDNFRILSSLNLRVGEGLCGWVAEQRKPILNGNPQMETGYVQEHGKYTTLRSALAVPLEGMNGVVGVLAMYRADQDAFTPDHLRILLGVTPKIALSVENALKYAQAENSATTDYLTGLPNARSLFVHLARELARCRRTGTALAVMVCDLDNFKQINDLYGHLEGDNLLRDFAGQLQDLCRGYDYVARMGGDEFVIVAPGMKPAAAEEKAHRLNQLAVSAGKKIAGRNMIGLSVGTSFCPEDGFDLEQLLGAADRRMYSVKQIHHEELERETQPPDSNARSATVN from the coding sequence ATGTCTAAGCGGGCGACATTGTTCATCGGAATGACGGCGGCGGCCGGGGCGTCGGTGTTTGCCTATGCGCTCGCGCATTGGCAGAACACTGAGCTGGAGCGTTTCGTTTGCTACCTGATCATCGCGGTGCTGGCGTCCAGTCTGAAAATTCAAATCCCTGGCCTCGACGGCACGATGTCCGTCAATTTCCTCTTCATCTTGTTGGGAGTACTCGAACTTAGCCTGCCGGAAACGCTTCTCATCGGCTGCACGGCTGCGCTCGTCCAGTCTTTTTGGCAAGCGCGGCAAAAAATTGTTGCGACCAAGGTCGTGTTCAACGTCTTCATGATGGCGAATGCGATTGCGCTTTCCTTCTTCACCTACCATCAACTTGCCGGATTCGTCGGAGAGAGAACGCCCGTGCTGCTGGCGATCACGGCGCTGGTATTCTTCCTCGCCAATACCCTACCGGTGGCAATAATCATCTCGCTGACAGAGGGCAAGTCGGCGCGAAAAGTCTGGTCGGACTGTCATTTCTGGTCGTTTCCCTACTACCTGGTGGGGGCCGCAGTCGTATTTACAGTGGGATTCGTCAACCGCTACGCGGGATGGCAGACGGCGCTGCTCGTCCTGCTGCCGATCTACTGGGTCTATCGCTCCTACCGGTTGTATCTCGGCAAGCTCGAAGCAGAGAAAAACCTGGTTCAAGTCCAGAAGCAGCAAGTGGAAGATGTCGCATCCCTGCACTTACGCACCATCGAAGCGCTCGCGCTCGCCATTGAGGCCAAGGATCACACCGCACAAGAACATTTGCAGCGCCTGCGCTTATTTACGGTGTCGATTGCGCAAGAACTGGGTCTGCCGGAGCCGGAGATTGAGGCGCTACGGGCGGCGGCGTTGCTGCACGATATCGGAAAGCTGGCTGTTCCCGAGCACATCATTAACAAGCCGGGAAAGCTGACGCCGGAAGAATTCGAGAAAGTAAAGATCCACCCAATTGTGGGCGCAGACATTCTGGAACGGGTGGCGTTCCCATATCCGGTGGCGCCGATTGTCCGTGCACACCACGAAAAGTGGGATGGCAGCGGGTATCCCGACGGATTGAAAGGCGAACAAATTCCGATGGGCGCGCGTATTCTGGCGGCAGTCGACTCGCTCGACGCGCTGGTATCCGATGGCCAACAGCGCAACGCCCTGCCGCTGGCCCATGCCATGGAAAGAATCTCCGCGCGTTCTGGGACGTCGTTCGACCCAAAGGTGATCGAGGTTCTGAAGCGGCATTACGTCGACCTCGAAAAGATGGTGCAGGCACTGCCGCAAAATACCGCCCGCGGCGCGTCGTGCAAGATTCAGACAGGCAACCAATCTGCGCCGGCAACCGGATTTGAAGAGACCTCTGGTGGGATCGGAGGCGACAGCAATTTTCTGGCTTCGATTGCGGCGGCCCGTCAGGAAGCGCAGACCATGTTCGAACTCAGCCAGGATCTGGGCAACTCGCTGAGCCTGGGAGAAACACTTTCTGTGCTGTCGATGCGGCTGCGACGCCTTATTCCCTACGATTCGATGGTCGTATTCCTGAACAAGAGCGGCGTGCTGGTGCCGGAACTGGTCAGCGGCGATAACTTCCGAATTCTTTCTTCCCTGAACCTTCGCGTGGGCGAAGGCCTATGCGGATGGGTGGCTGAGCAACGCAAGCCGATCCTGAATGGCAATCCGCAAATGGAAACTGGATACGTGCAGGAACACGGAAAATACACGACCTTGCGATCGGCACTGGCGGTACCGCTGGAAGGAATGAATGGAGTCGTCGGCGTGCTGGCGATGTACCGCGCGGATCAGGACGCGTTCACGCCCGACCATTTGCGAATCCTTTTGGGCGTGACTCCGAAAATTGCACTGTCCGTGGAAAATGCGCTGAAGTATGCGCAGGCGGAAAACTCCGCGACCACCGATTACCTGACGGGATTGCCGAACGCGCGTTCCCTGTTCGTGCATCTGGCGCGTGAGTTGGCGCGATGCCGCCGCACCGGCACAGCGCTCGCGGTCATGGTCTGCGACTTGGACAACTTCAAGCAGATCAACGATCTTTACGGCCATCTCGAAGGCGACAACCTGTTGCGCGACTTTGCCGGGCAGTTGCAGGATTTGTGCCGTGGCTACGACTACGTAGCCCGCATGGGCGGCGACGAATTCGTCATTGTCGCACCCGGCATGAAACCAGCAGCAGCGGAAGAAAAAGCGCATCGCCTGAACCAACTCGCAGTCTCTGCCGGAAAGAAAATCGCAGGCCGGAACATGATTGGCCTGAGCGTCGGTACTTCATTTTGCCCAGAAGACGGCTTCGACCTGGAACAGTTGCTGGGAGCGGCCGACCGTCGCATGTATTCCGTCAAGCAGATTCACCACGAAGAACTGGAGCGCGAAACCCAGCCACCGGATTCCAATGCTCGCAGCGCAACGGTGAACTAG
- a CDS encoding ABC transporter permease, which translates to MLLWRIGRHLLSIAGIVLLGGLISATLVRFAPGFDTDEHQFDPHLSAESVRALQESRSGEHNVLRYYTSYLQGALHGDLGVSHALGQPVRTLLRDRWPVTLKVAGIGLLMGWLLATALAFAVSLTRFAAYEILGTTVSGAFLCIPAAVLALLSVIFNAPGYLAIAFIVFPKIYRYTRNLLAKAYGMPHITAARARGLGELRILFWHVLPVAGPQMIALAGITVSIALGASIPVESLCGLPGIGQLAWQAALARDLPLLVNLTALVTLVTLLANSSADVIVYMVRSREA; encoded by the coding sequence ATGCTGCTGTGGAGAATCGGCCGTCACCTTTTGTCCATCGCAGGGATCGTCCTGCTCGGAGGACTGATCTCCGCGACGCTGGTTCGCTTCGCCCCAGGCTTCGATACCGACGAACATCAGTTTGATCCTCATCTCAGCGCAGAAAGCGTGCGCGCCCTGCAGGAATCTCGATCCGGCGAGCACAACGTGCTGCGCTACTACACCTCGTATTTGCAGGGAGCGTTGCATGGCGACTTGGGCGTCTCGCACGCCCTGGGACAGCCGGTGCGGACGCTGCTCCGCGATCGCTGGCCGGTCACGTTGAAGGTAGCGGGGATTGGATTGTTGATGGGATGGCTTCTGGCGACGGCCTTGGCCTTCGCGGTATCTCTAACGCGATTCGCAGCCTACGAAATTCTCGGGACCACGGTCAGCGGGGCATTCCTGTGTATCCCCGCCGCGGTGCTGGCGCTACTGTCCGTAATCTTCAATGCACCGGGATACCTGGCGATCGCCTTCATCGTGTTTCCCAAAATTTATCGCTACACCCGAAACCTGCTGGCGAAAGCATATGGCATGCCCCACATCACGGCGGCACGGGCTAGAGGCTTAGGGGAACTGCGCATCTTGTTCTGGCATGTGCTGCCCGTGGCGGGCCCGCAGATGATCGCGCTCGCTGGCATCACGGTAAGCATTGCTCTGGGAGCAAGTATTCCCGTCGAGTCGCTGTGCGGTCTCCCGGGCATCGGACAACTCGCCTGGCAGGCAGCTTTGGCACGCGATCTGCCATTGCTGGTCAATCTGACGGCGCTCGTTACGCTGGTTACCTTGCTGGCAAATTCCAGCGCGGATGTAATTGTTTACATGGTGAGGTCTCGGGAGGCATGA
- a CDS encoding ABC transporter permease translates to MNAARTLACAVMLIVCAASLAAPWLASAGYAKQFREAPGSPPSRQHLLGTDEIGRDRFARVLYGTRISLLLAPAAALISTLLAALVGGLAGYLGGAWLRLATGLTDLFLSLPWLFLLITVRAILPLNVSPVFSVMITFLILGLLGWAASARVLCTSAQSLRSSDFVVQARASGLHGSRLFFVHVLPNLKPVLYAQFWISIPVFILSEANLGILGLGVAEPLPSWGSLLRELEGLVSFREEPWRLVPLLLLIVVMTSFQMLLSKEEVAV, encoded by the coding sequence ATGAACGCTGCCCGCACGCTGGCGTGTGCCGTGATGCTGATCGTGTGCGCGGCGTCGCTGGCTGCGCCATGGCTTGCGTCTGCGGGATACGCCAAACAGTTTCGGGAAGCGCCCGGTTCTCCACCTTCGCGACAGCATCTGTTAGGCACGGACGAAATCGGCCGCGACCGCTTTGCGCGAGTGCTCTACGGCACTCGCATTTCACTTCTCTTAGCACCGGCCGCGGCCTTGATTTCAACTCTGTTGGCAGCATTGGTGGGTGGTCTGGCGGGATATCTAGGTGGCGCCTGGCTACGGCTGGCGACGGGGCTGACAGATTTGTTCCTGTCTCTGCCCTGGCTTTTCCTGCTGATTACGGTCCGCGCCATTCTGCCTCTGAATGTTTCGCCGGTATTTTCCGTGATGATTACGTTTCTCATCCTTGGGCTGCTGGGATGGGCCGCATCGGCACGCGTGCTTTGTACCAGCGCGCAATCGCTGCGGAGTTCCGATTTTGTCGTGCAGGCCCGTGCGTCGGGCTTGCATGGATCGCGGCTTTTCTTCGTTCATGTGCTTCCCAACCTCAAACCCGTTTTGTACGCGCAGTTCTGGATTTCTATCCCAGTTTTCATCTTGAGTGAGGCCAACCTGGGGATTCTCGGCCTCGGCGTAGCGGAGCCGTTGCCTTCGTGGGGAAGTTTGTTGCGCGAATTGGAAGGACTTGTCTCCTTCCGCGAGGAACCGTGGCGACTGGTGCCTTTGCTGCTGCTGATCGTCGTCATGACATCGTTCCAAATGCTTTTGTCGAAAGAGGAGGTGGCCGTATGA
- a CDS encoding ABC transporter substrate-binding protein yields MICRRIFLRILITLSLLAAIASAQNANELRFCLRAEPKTFDPAKVDDDASLAIRYLTGGVLVRVNRQTQALEPGLAESWKASKDGREITFKLRSGVRFSDGTAFSAVDVAYTVSRLMDPALHSSTGDAFRSGNGTVATRILGPNHISVTFSAPVIGIAALFDQVGIMSSLSPKKEAAVLGPFMVSEYKPGSSVLLKRNPNYWKKDAQGRPLPYLDSIRLDIQPNRDVEALRFRRGELDLINSIDTEYYDRLAASSPSAVHDAGASLDSEFLWFNQVANAPIPEYKRNWFRSTNFRRAVSEAINRADLSRVVFNGHAQPGVGPVSPANKFWFNSKLRAQSYAPDAALQRLQADGFTRQNGSLRDKGGNAVEFSIVTNAGNKSRERMAVMIQEDLGKIGIKVNVVTLDFPSLLERIAQKFNYEAAVLGFQNVDLDPNGQMNIWLSSAEDHAWNPQQKSPETAWEAEIDRLMRAQASGMDPKKRKAAFDRVQEIVVEQAPFLYLVNKDALSAVSTSVEGATPVILSPQTYWNAERLTLRSNAQASR; encoded by the coding sequence ATGATCTGCCGCCGCATTTTTTTAAGGATTCTTATTACCCTGTCTCTCCTGGCTGCCATCGCTTCCGCCCAGAATGCCAATGAACTGCGCTTCTGTCTGCGAGCCGAGCCGAAAACATTCGATCCAGCCAAGGTTGACGACGACGCGTCGCTCGCGATCCGCTACTTGACCGGTGGGGTATTAGTACGCGTCAACCGCCAGACGCAGGCTCTGGAGCCGGGACTGGCAGAGTCCTGGAAGGCTTCGAAAGATGGCCGGGAGATTACGTTCAAGCTGCGTTCCGGTGTCCGGTTTTCCGACGGTACTGCGTTCTCCGCGGTGGATGTTGCTTACACGGTCAGCCGGTTGATGGATCCAGCATTGCACTCTTCGACCGGAGACGCTTTCCGTTCGGGCAACGGCACGGTCGCGACCAGGATCCTTGGTCCGAACCATATCTCGGTTACGTTCTCAGCTCCCGTGATTGGCATCGCAGCGCTCTTCGATCAGGTAGGCATCATGTCGTCGCTTTCTCCGAAAAAGGAAGCGGCGGTGCTGGGGCCATTCATGGTCTCGGAATACAAACCGGGATCCAGCGTGCTCCTGAAACGCAACCCGAACTACTGGAAAAAGGACGCACAGGGCCGGCCGTTGCCCTATCTGGATTCGATCCGGCTGGACATTCAGCCCAATCGCGACGTCGAGGCGCTCCGTTTCCGGCGCGGGGAGCTTGACCTCATCAACTCCATCGACACGGAATACTATGACCGGCTGGCGGCGAGTTCTCCCTCGGCGGTGCATGACGCAGGTGCATCGCTTGATTCCGAATTCCTGTGGTTCAATCAGGTCGCGAACGCTCCAATTCCGGAGTACAAGCGGAACTGGTTTCGCTCGACGAATTTTCGGCGGGCCGTCTCAGAAGCCATCAATCGCGCGGACCTGAGCCGTGTCGTGTTCAATGGACACGCGCAACCCGGAGTGGGTCCGGTTTCTCCAGCGAACAAGTTCTGGTTCAACAGCAAGCTTAGGGCGCAATCGTACGCTCCCGATGCGGCTCTCCAGCGGTTGCAGGCGGATGGATTCACTCGTCAGAACGGCTCTTTGCGCGACAAAGGCGGAAACGCCGTTGAGTTTTCTATCGTGACCAATGCGGGCAACAAATCCCGCGAGCGCATGGCCGTCATGATTCAGGAGGATCTCGGCAAGATCGGCATCAAGGTGAACGTAGTCACGCTGGATTTTCCGTCGCTCCTGGAACGTATCGCGCAGAAGTTCAACTACGAGGCCGCCGTGTTGGGATTTCAGAATGTGGACCTCGATCCGAATGGGCAGATGAACATCTGGCTGAGCTCGGCGGAGGATCACGCCTGGAATCCGCAGCAGAAATCTCCCGAGACCGCGTGGGAAGCGGAGATTGACCGTCTGATGCGCGCGCAGGCTTCCGGAATGGATCCGAAGAAACGCAAGGCGGCATTCGATCGTGTGCAGGAAATCGTGGTCGAACAGGCGCCATTCCTCTATCTCGTCAACAAGGATGCGCTCTCTGCGGTGTCCACCTCGGTGGAGGGTGCGACGCCGGTTATTCTGAGTCCGCAGACTTACTGGAACGCCGAACGCCTCACCCTACGTTCGAATGCTCAGGCGAGTCGATGA
- a CDS encoding ABC transporter ATP-binding protein: MIETPQTLLSARVTVRYPGKAPVLNNVALDIAPGEILGLVGQSGSGKSTLAMAILGLLSRKRATVEGSIVFQGTDLLAMRERDLRGMRGRSLSLVLQSPLSSLNPALRIRTQLREAWRAHAVAGTDCDSAIKSAMTSVSLPADPDFLRKYSAQLSVGQAQRVLIAMAVMHRPALLVADEATSALDVITQSEILELFVQLNREIGMSILYISHDLPSVAGICQRIAILNEGQIVECGPTAQIFTEPSHAYTRRLMASLPRVPARIEDSLAKAYAAAAGVSIARSTSPCLPR, from the coding sequence ATGATCGAAACACCCCAAACTCTGCTCTCCGCGCGGGTTACGGTCCGTTACCCTGGGAAGGCGCCGGTGCTGAACAATGTTGCGTTGGACATTGCTCCCGGCGAAATCCTGGGTCTGGTCGGACAGAGCGGCTCGGGCAAAAGCACGTTGGCCATGGCTATTCTTGGTCTGCTGAGCCGCAAGCGGGCGACGGTGGAAGGCAGCATCGTGTTTCAAGGTACGGATCTGCTGGCGATGCGGGAACGGGACCTGCGTGGAATGCGTGGACGATCCCTCAGCCTGGTATTGCAGAGTCCGCTGTCCTCGCTCAACCCGGCGCTTCGGATTCGAACGCAGCTCAGGGAAGCGTGGCGCGCTCATGCTGTTGCCGGCACAGATTGCGATTCGGCGATCAAGTCGGCGATGACGAGCGTCAGTTTGCCCGCCGACCCCGACTTCCTGCGCAAGTATTCGGCACAACTGAGTGTGGGCCAGGCACAGCGGGTGCTGATCGCCATGGCCGTGATGCACCGCCCGGCCCTTCTGGTGGCGGATGAAGCAACCAGCGCTCTCGACGTGATCACTCAGTCGGAAATATTGGAATTGTTCGTCCAATTGAATCGCGAGATTGGCATGTCGATTTTGTACATTTCGCACGACCTGCCGTCGGTGGCTGGGATCTGCCAGAGGATTGCGATCCTAAACGAAGGCCAGATCGTGGAGTGCGGACCAACCGCACAGATATTCACGGAACCGTCCCACGCCTACACGCGCCGCCTGATGGCGTCATTGCCCCGCGTTCCGGCACGAATCGAAGACTCACTGGCAAAGGCCTACGCCGCTGCTGCCGGAGTCTCGATTGCGCGATCCACATCTCCCTGCTTACCGCGCTAA
- a CDS encoding S8 family peptidase, translating to MTAQRKKKSNKRNERHGAAWGGGRSLLLMSFLLIANLAFAQAARPVLDGDGGPNFHAKMSADLSAMLGKGGAMRVIVQYKNAPTTAQFSRAQGRGAKLNRTLSFVKAGVFTMSPAAIRALANDSDVAFISPDRPLKAMDDLTDAAVGVSSARNLSLDGSGIGVAVIDSGVNDNHQDLMDSTGTVSRVVYHQDFTGTVNTNGNGAKWDLYGHGTHVAGIVGSNGAQSGGRFDGMAPNVNIIDLRVLDGNGSGSDSMVIAAIQRAIQLKTTYNIRVINLSLGRGISTSYVNDPLCQAVESAWRAGIVVVVASGNYGRLSLNGSNGYGTVTAPGNDPLVLTVGAMKTMNTGSRLDDTIASYSSKGPTTFDHVVKPDLVAPGNSIVSTIDHGSTLEAKYPQNKKNSSGASWGNSRPYFVLSGTSMATPAVAGAVALLLQQNPNMKPDQVKARLMKTAYKTFPTSSISLDLTTGETFTSYYDVFTVGAGYMDVAAALASTDMAPAATASALSPSAVYNPTTGTVSIVNGNSVVWGTSVVWGSSVVWGNSVVWGTNVSGSSVVWGTSVVWGSNIMSGFSVVWGSSVDSATSVVWGSSAVDAVDASSIDIEGEE from the coding sequence ATGACTGCACAACGAAAGAAGAAGTCAAACAAGCGAAACGAGCGTCACGGCGCCGCGTGGGGCGGCGGGCGTTCCTTGTTGCTGATGTCCTTCCTGTTGATCGCGAATCTGGCGTTCGCGCAGGCCGCCCGCCCGGTGCTGGATGGCGACGGTGGTCCTAACTTCCATGCCAAGATGTCGGCCGACCTTTCCGCGATGCTGGGCAAGGGCGGAGCGATGCGCGTCATCGTCCAATACAAGAATGCTCCGACTACAGCGCAGTTCTCGCGGGCACAGGGACGGGGTGCAAAGCTGAACCGGACTCTGTCGTTCGTGAAAGCAGGCGTGTTCACGATGTCGCCGGCCGCGATTCGCGCTCTGGCCAACGACAGCGACGTGGCCTTCATCTCTCCGGATCGTCCGTTGAAGGCAATGGATGATCTCACCGACGCGGCCGTTGGGGTTAGCAGCGCACGCAACCTGAGCCTGGATGGCTCCGGGATCGGCGTTGCTGTCATCGATAGCGGTGTCAACGACAATCACCAGGACCTGATGGACTCCACCGGCACGGTGTCGCGGGTGGTCTATCACCAGGACTTCACCGGAACCGTGAACACCAATGGTAACGGTGCCAAGTGGGACCTCTATGGCCACGGCACACACGTGGCGGGCATCGTCGGATCGAATGGTGCGCAATCCGGCGGACGGTTCGACGGAATGGCGCCGAACGTTAATATCATCGATCTTCGCGTGCTCGACGGCAATGGATCTGGATCGGACAGCATGGTGATCGCGGCCATTCAACGCGCGATCCAATTGAAGACCACCTACAACATCCGCGTGATCAACCTGTCACTCGGACGCGGTATCTCGACTAGCTATGTCAATGATCCTCTGTGCCAGGCCGTGGAATCGGCGTGGCGCGCAGGAATCGTGGTCGTGGTGGCGTCCGGCAACTACGGCCGCCTCAGTCTCAACGGCAGCAATGGCTACGGAACCGTGACGGCTCCGGGCAACGATCCGCTGGTACTGACGGTGGGCGCGATGAAAACCATGAATACTGGTTCGCGCCTGGACGATACCATCGCCAGCTACAGCTCGAAAGGGCCGACCACGTTTGACCACGTGGTAAAGCCGGATCTCGTCGCACCGGGCAACTCGATCGTCTCAACCATTGACCATGGCAGCACGCTCGAAGCCAAGTATCCGCAGAACAAGAAGAATTCGAGCGGTGCCTCGTGGGGTAACTCACGTCCCTACTTTGTGCTGAGCGGAACCAGCATGGCGACGCCCGCTGTTGCCGGTGCCGTTGCGCTTCTGCTGCAGCAGAACCCGAATATGAAGCCGGATCAAGTCAAGGCGCGCCTGATGAAGACCGCGTACAAGACTTTCCCGACTTCTTCTATCTCGCTGGATCTCACTACGGGTGAGACTTTCACTTCTTACTATGACGTGTTCACCGTGGGAGCCGGATACATGGACGTTGCGGCCGCCCTGGCGAGCACGGACATGGCGCCCGCAGCCACGGCATCGGCACTTTCTCCGAGCGCGGTCTATAACCCGACGACCGGAACCGTATCCATCGTCAACGGCAACTCCGTAGTTTGGGGTACGTCGGTGGTGTGGGGCAGTTCTGTGGTCTGGGGCAACTCAGTGGTTTGGGGCACCAACGTCAGCGGCAGCTCTGTGGTCTGGGGCACGTCGGTGGTGTGGGGCAGCAACATCATGAGCGGCTTCAGCGTGGTTTGGGGCAGCTCGGTTGACAGCGCCACCAGCGTAGTCTGGGGCAGTTCTGCCGTGGACGCCGTCGACGCAAGCTCGATCGATATTGAGGGTGAAGAGTAA